In Temnothorax longispinosus isolate EJ_2023e chromosome 10, Tlon_JGU_v1, whole genome shotgun sequence, a single window of DNA contains:
- the LOC139820004 gene encoding uncharacterized protein, with product MWLPLVLLALMASGSACPDLCECHQNDAEKNDALALLDVTCRGRVPGLSELPAVVRSLSVDSAKGPGVDVLLDELEAADLVNDLGMNGASNNLKTNDTSETNDTLSSEEPMGTTEVLPYLVEFTVTNCSLVSLNASWHGLERLKSLNLSCNNLPRVRDVLVIRAMNLSELACLDLSDNSLSNISVGSFRTLVGLVRLSLRKNVIGTVDEGAFRGLDRLEFLDLSDNRLADLPDSALTPLYSLQKLDLSGNQLQVLGARWFESLDRLRELDVSRNGLARAASGTLQPLPGLSILRLAENPLKERDVSLLLGTGRRLETVDASRIGLARVPAALTRSVRALRLAGNRLTTIRSGDLDSYPLLRMLDIADNRLKYIENDALGRLEVLEELDLSGNALSKVPGSLPSSLVTLKLHRNAITALKLDDLNGLYNLRSLILNDNAINEIDVGALGQLPLLAELDLSDNPIKALSTNTLSGPSNLTKLRMSGLTSLQRHQEEQSDMAFPVPTPEHLVMLDVSRSPVLAGQLLADDAALSACKSLIELNLSATNVSTIRSDVAYMLPQLRVLRLEKNIWNCTEDLYWLGEWIRQHREPNQQYQTARCSNPRKLAGLFLHELPPPPNFVSTTAGIVTTTTTSASVTLSVVFTLEHTSNTDQPNVTVSSNIEDTNSDGNVTDLLTLSSVNAKTESKMVADSDFLSAAKIVTATTEPKKILRVYKAPTSFRNVTSSITSSTRTSGNRKSDKTNRISMDQNLIKHIVVPTSQAPSDPKQSIMRMEDAESRSQTFDNRSDGGARKNGTMSKVAASGVGEIFSSKSSNVERKTIEKHSGSMSNATKANVVLDERDSKTIAEELNSRATDSGARVSEALSAGAHPGMLVLVGAALGAVAALTVVLSRRATVHRTDRYHRHENIEVHTLTPTAELW from the coding sequence ATGTGGCTTCCGTTGGTGCTGCTCGCCTTGATGGCGAGCGGTTCCGCCTGTCCGGATCTCTGCGAGTGTCATCAGAATGACGCGGAGAAAAACGACGCGTTGGCTTTGCTGGACGTGACGTGTCGCGGACGCGTACCCGGTCTATCGGAGTTACCCGCGGTAGTGAGAAGTTTGTCGGTGGACAGCGCCAAGGGACCGGGCGTTGATGTCCTCCTCGACGAGCTGGAAGCCGCCGACTTGGTGAACGATCTCGGGATGAACGGTGCTTCGAATAATCTCAAGACAAACGACACGTCGGAGACGAACGATACGTTGTCGTCGGAGGAGCCGATGGGCACAACAGAGGTTCTACCGTATCTGGTCGAGTTCACGGTGACAAATTGTTCGTTGGTGTCGTTGAACGCGTCGTGGCACGGTCTCGAGCGCTTGAAGTCGTTAAATCTGTCGTGCAACAACTTGCCGCGAGTAAGGGACGTGCTGGTGATCCGCGCGATGAATCTAAGCGAGTTGGCGTGTCTAGATCTGTCGGACAATTCGTTATCGAACATCAGTGTCGGTTCTTTTAGGACGCTCGTCGGGCTCGTGCGACTGAGTTTACGTAAGAACGTGATCGGCACGGTGGACGAGGGCGCGTTTCGCGGTCTCGATCGATTGGAATTTCTCGATCTATCGGACAACAGGTTGGCGGACTtgccagatagcgcgctcacGCCGCTGTACTCCTTGCAGAAACTCGATCTGAGCGGTAACCAGCTGCAAGTCCTAGGCGCCAGGTGGTTCGAAAGTCTCGACAGATTGAGGGAACTCGACGTTTCGCGAAATGGATTGGCTAGGGCAGCCTCGGGAACTTTGCAACCGTTACCGGGGCTATCTATTCTAAGGTTAGCGGAAAATCCgctaaaagagagagacgtcTCTCTACTATTGGGCACCGGAAGAAGATTAGAGACGGTGGACGCGTCTCGTATTGGACTAGCGCGAGTTCCAGCCGCTTTGACGAGATCGGTCAGGGCACTCAGACTCGCTGGTAACAGATTGACTACCATTCGCAGCGGTGACTTGGATAGCTATCCTCTGTTGCGTATGTTGGATATCGCCGATAATCGTTTGAAGTATATCGAGAACGACGCTCTGGGAAGGCTAGAGGTTTTGGAAGAGCTCGATCTATCTGGAAATGCACTTTCAAAAGTACCGGGTAGTTTACCGAGCAGTCTCGTGACGCTTAAGTTGCATCGAAATGCGATAACCGCATTGAAACTCGACGATCTCAATGGTCTGTACAATCTGCGATCGTTAATATTGAACGATAATGCCATCAATGAGATCGACGTGGGCGCGCTCGGTCAACTGCCTTTGCTCGCCGAGCTGGATCTATCCGATAATCCTATCAAAGCGCTATCAACTAATACTCTAAGTGGACCGAGTAATCTGACGAAGCTCCGAATGTCAGGTCTAACATCGCTTCAACGACATCAGGAAGAACAAAGCGACATGGCGTTTCCGGTGCCAACTCCGGAGCATTTGGTAATGTTAGATGTGTCGCGTAGTCCGGTTCTCGCGGGACAGTTACTGGCGGATGATGCCGCATTGTCCGCCTGCAAGAGCCTCATAGAGCTAAATCTCTCGGCGACCAACGTCAGCACCATCAGATCCGACGTCGCGTACATGTTGCCGCAGCTGCGCGTACTTAGGCTCGAGAAGAACATTTGGAACTGCACGGAGGATCTTTACTGGCTGGGCGAGTGGATCAGACAGCACCGCGAACCGAATCAACAGTACCAAACAGCGCGATGTTCTAATCCACGGAAATTGGCGGGATTATTTTTGCACGAGTTACCGCCGCCGCCAAATTTCGTTTCGACAACCGCGGGAATCGTcacgacaacgacgacaagCGCCTCGGTTACCCTATCTGTCGTCTTCACGCTCGAACATACGTCGAATACTGATCAGCCAAACGTCACGGTGTCTTCCAATATCGAAGATACGAATTCCGACGGCAACGTCACGGATCTTCTCACGCTATCTTCCGTAAACGCGAAAACCGAATCGAAAATGGTGGCTGACTCGGATTTCCTCTCCGCCGCGAAAATCGTCACCGCAACGACAGAGCCGAAAAAAATACTGCGAGTCTACAAGGCGCCGACGTCCTTCCGTAACGTAACGTCGTCAATCACGTCGTCGACGCGGACGAGCGGGAATCGAAAGAGCGATAAAACAAATCGTATCTCAATGGATCAGAATTTAATCAAGCACATCGTCGTTCCGACCTCTCAAGCACCGAGCGACCCCAAGCAATCCATTATGAGAATGGAAGACGCGGAGTCGCGTTCGCAAACTTTCGATAACCGGTCCGACGGTGGGGCGCGAAAAAACGGCACGATGAGCAAAGTTGCCGCGTCAGGCGTCGGCGAGATCTTCTCGTCGAAATCTTCGAACGTGGAGAGGAAAACGATCGAGAAGCACTCGGGCAGCATGAGCAATGCGACCAAGGCAAACGTGGTGTTGGATGAGCGCGACTCGAAGACGATAGCGGAAGAATTGAACAGTCGAGCGACCGATTCCGGTGCTAGAGTGTCGGAGGCTTTGTCCGCCGGCGCCCATCCCGGAATGTTGGTGTTAGTCGGCGCGGCCCTCGGCGCTGTCGCGGCGCTGACTGTTGTACTCTCACGAAGGGCCACGGTGCATCGGACGGACAGGTATCATCGTCACGAGAACATCGAGGTGCACACTCTCACGCCTACTGCAGAGCTTTGGTGA